The proteins below come from a single Streptomyces spongiicola genomic window:
- a CDS encoding DUF2254 domain-containing protein, translating into MRRELRHRRPRALSPLREHLRDTFWFAPTAALVLVCLLWFAADSVDAAIVETLRQSGDVQGIRDLMGIAEDTRTIITTVSAAMMTFIGVVFSISLVAVQMAAGNLTPRIVRIFIRSRISKLTFSVFLATFLLSLLVLTSYDSEADPRDVTTVPLVQSALTVVMVGLSLVLFIAYVTQTLQLMKIGPVVERINKESLGGLARMPDQGPDEVPLAPEIARTSHQGDAGVLRDVHIARLVRVARRNGVVLRLIPRIGDHVVPGTPVLAVHGSRVPARSALRYSVSIGIERTFHQDLGFGLRQLSDIALRALSPAVNDPTTAVQCLDRIVEFLAAVAARPLGAVHHRDRNGAVRLVQDVPGWTDLVDLGLTEIRRCAPASPQVSRRMLAGIDDLLRLVPDDRRTPLVRHRELLVQAVERALPEAAERAFALRPDRQGIG; encoded by the coding sequence GTGCGCCGTGAACTTCGCCATCGCAGGCCGCGCGCGCTCTCGCCGCTGCGGGAGCATCTGCGCGACACCTTCTGGTTCGCGCCCACCGCGGCCCTGGTGCTCGTCTGCCTGCTCTGGTTCGCCGCCGACAGCGTCGACGCTGCGATCGTGGAGACCCTGCGGCAGAGCGGGGACGTCCAGGGCATCCGCGACCTCATGGGCATCGCCGAGGACACCCGCACGATCATCACCACCGTCAGCGCGGCGATGATGACCTTCATCGGTGTCGTCTTCAGCATCTCGCTGGTCGCCGTCCAGATGGCCGCCGGGAACCTCACACCCCGTATCGTGCGGATCTTCATCCGCAGCAGGATCAGCAAGCTCACCTTCTCGGTGTTCCTGGCGACGTTCCTGCTGTCGCTGCTGGTCCTCACCTCGTACGACAGTGAGGCGGACCCCCGTGACGTGACGACCGTACCGCTCGTGCAGAGCGCGCTGACCGTCGTCATGGTCGGGCTCAGCCTGGTGCTGTTCATCGCGTACGTCACGCAGACCCTGCAACTGATGAAGATCGGGCCGGTCGTCGAGCGGATCAACAAGGAGTCCCTCGGGGGTCTGGCGAGGATGCCGGACCAGGGGCCCGACGAGGTGCCGCTCGCGCCCGAGATCGCCCGGACGAGCCACCAGGGAGACGCCGGAGTCCTCCGGGACGTGCACATCGCGCGGCTGGTGCGCGTCGCGCGGCGGAACGGTGTGGTGCTGCGGCTCATCCCCCGGATCGGTGACCATGTGGTGCCCGGGACACCCGTGCTGGCGGTGCACGGATCGCGCGTGCCCGCACGGTCGGCGCTGCGGTACAGCGTGTCGATCGGGATCGAGCGCACCTTCCATCAGGACCTGGGGTTCGGGCTGCGGCAGCTGTCCGACATCGCGCTGCGTGCGCTCTCGCCCGCCGTCAACGACCCCACCACCGCCGTGCAGTGCCTCGACCGGATCGTGGAGTTCCTCGCCGCCGTCGCCGCACGCCCGCTGGGCGCGGTGCACCACCGGGACCGCAACGGCGCGGTTCGCCTGGTGCAGGACGTCCCCGGCTGGACCGACCTGGTCGACCTCGGCCTCACCGAGATCCGCAGATGCGCCCCGGCGAGCCCGCAGGTGTCCCGGCGCATGCTGGCGGGCATCGACGACCTGCTGCGGCTGGTGCCCGACGACCGGCGCACACCACTGGTACGGCACCGGGAACTCCTGGTACAGGCCGTGGAGCGGGCACTGCCCGAGGCGGCCGAGCGCGCGTTCGCGCTGCGGCCCGACCGCCAGGGCATCGGCTGA
- a CDS encoding glycoside hydrolase → MREANSSSDRLERWRALLSGADSLGVRGQALRRSGEVNLLTGVWLHAAARAEQGLELTELERSLLAPLEEVLSGEEVRAVGRLYREQVGTGDLVALVPQSVVSRSLQDGFDREAFWAAMEELHPQIMALPNVAVVDRARLADSEDLHTPEFTAAMAEAGFGVTGFASSEDRDHFADTPTAPPFRAVLEWGAFKCHEAWGDQWGGDDEIYFTAVSKAATYEHTTRTAENKGVEDGGYYRIPGDHATGNRAFFSTQLSGCGSVAITMWEADDSTKEWYDALGNALKDAAKILDDLPWWVDLVPTPKLYDYVTLSIKFLATFWEAWRNDDDKGLTHAFVFGPKDLLSLYTRSDRLLRMDYNARSTGQGHFALDIKYTGEQPQLPPPPPPTPPNRTLRMATTTDGRNWGHSTSLSPFLQATNGPTLAAVGDSLHCVARDFTTSDLMHMRFDGTTWGPPSLIPTADLSTRHPVLAVFNERLHCVTAAMTGDGRPHLAYTTLDGDTWNAFTRVPMDLNLHSQSPLALAVFDNRLYCFGQNNRQEKVYTTFDGTTWSYLRLFSLDGEPAAAAAFRGKLHYVTHSSDHERLEHWTFDGSSWSYHTPIAQGFWGGPALTVHDDRLHCIASSGGTGPWGKLMHTAFDGHTWSDVRDMHDVETSSAPALASLDGALSCVFRTEG, encoded by the coding sequence ATGCGCGAAGCGAATTCCAGCAGCGACCGGTTGGAGCGGTGGCGGGCTCTGCTGTCCGGAGCGGACAGCCTCGGAGTCCGGGGGCAGGCGCTGCGCCGCAGCGGGGAGGTGAATCTGCTGACGGGGGTGTGGCTGCACGCGGCGGCCCGGGCGGAGCAGGGCCTGGAGCTGACCGAACTGGAACGCTCGCTCCTGGCGCCGCTGGAGGAGGTTCTGAGCGGGGAGGAGGTCCGCGCGGTCGGGCGCCTGTACCGCGAGCAGGTCGGTACGGGTGATCTGGTGGCGCTGGTGCCTCAGTCGGTGGTGTCCCGCAGCCTGCAGGACGGTTTCGACCGGGAGGCGTTCTGGGCCGCGATGGAGGAGTTGCACCCGCAGATCATGGCCCTGCCGAACGTGGCCGTGGTGGACCGGGCCCGCCTCGCCGACAGCGAGGACTTGCACACCCCGGAGTTCACCGCCGCGATGGCCGAAGCAGGATTCGGCGTCACCGGCTTCGCGAGCAGCGAAGACCGCGACCACTTCGCCGACACCCCGACGGCCCCTCCCTTCCGGGCCGTTCTGGAGTGGGGCGCGTTCAAGTGCCACGAGGCGTGGGGAGACCAGTGGGGCGGCGACGACGAGATCTACTTCACGGCCGTGTCCAAAGCCGCGACCTACGAGCACACCACCCGCACCGCGGAGAACAAGGGCGTCGAAGACGGCGGCTACTACCGGATCCCCGGTGACCACGCCACCGGCAACAGGGCCTTCTTCTCCACCCAGCTCTCCGGCTGCGGGTCGGTGGCGATCACCATGTGGGAAGCGGACGACTCCACCAAGGAGTGGTACGACGCGCTGGGCAACGCCCTGAAGGACGCCGCCAAGATCCTCGACGATCTCCCCTGGTGGGTGGACCTGGTCCCCACACCGAAGCTCTACGACTACGTCACACTGTCGATCAAATTCCTCGCCACGTTCTGGGAGGCGTGGCGCAACGACGACGACAAGGGACTCACCCACGCCTTCGTCTTCGGCCCCAAGGACCTGCTATCGCTGTACACCAGGTCCGATCGCCTACTGCGAATGGACTACAACGCCAGGTCCACGGGCCAGGGCCACTTCGCCCTCGACATCAAGTACACGGGCGAGCAGCCGCAACTCCCGCCTCCCCCGCCTCCCACACCCCCGAACCGCACCCTGCGGATGGCCACCACCACCGACGGCAGGAACTGGGGCCACTCAACCAGCCTAAGCCCGTTCCTACAGGCAACGAATGGGCCGACGCTGGCGGCCGTCGGCGACAGCCTCCACTGCGTCGCCCGGGACTTCACCACCAGTGACCTGATGCACATGCGGTTCGACGGCACCACCTGGGGACCCCCCTCTCTGATCCCCACAGCCGATTTGTCCACCCGCCATCCAGTCCTGGCTGTCTTCAACGAAAGGCTCCACTGCGTCACCGCGGCCATGACCGGGGACGGCCGCCCCCACCTGGCTTACACGACGCTCGACGGCGACACCTGGAACGCGTTCACCCGGGTTCCCATGGATCTGAACTTGCATAGTCAAAGCCCCCTCGCCTTGGCCGTCTTCGACAACCGTCTCTACTGCTTCGGCCAAAACAACCGGCAGGAGAAGGTGTACACCACGTTCGACGGCACCACCTGGAGCTATCTCCGCCTCTTCTCCCTGGACGGGGAGCCGGCGGCGGCGGCCGCATTCCGCGGCAAGCTCCACTACGTCACGCACAGTTCGGACCACGAACGGCTGGAGCACTGGACTTTCGACGGGTCCTCCTGGTCGTACCACACCCCGATCGCCCAGGGGTTTTGGGGCGGTCCAGCCCTGACCGTGCACGACGACAGGCTCCACTGCATCGCCTCCTCCGGCGGCACAGGGCCGTGGGGAAAGCTCATGCACACCGCCTTCGACGGCCACACCTGGTCGGATGTCCGCGACATGCACGACGTGGAAACCAGCAGCGCCCCCGCTCTGGCCTCCCTCGACGGCGCCCTGAGCTGCGTGTTCCGCACGGAGGGGTAA
- a CDS encoding DUF397 domain-containing protein, with protein sequence MNTAEPARLVWFKSSYSGNEGGECLEVAADGTVVRVRDSKERGTGPQLAFALGAWAGFVADLGRDGL encoded by the coding sequence ATGAACACTGCGGAACCTGCGCGACTTGTGTGGTTCAAGAGCAGCTACAGCGGCAACGAGGGCGGCGAATGTCTGGAGGTCGCCGCCGACGGGACCGTCGTCCGCGTACGGGACTCCAAGGAGCGGGGCACCGGTCCGCAGCTCGCGTTCGCACTGGGCGCATGGGCCGGGTTCGTCGCGGACCTCGGGCGGGACGGGCTCTGA
- a CDS encoding helix-turn-helix domain-containing protein has protein sequence MVAQAGGSGVPTGGEADGTDEVADLFRALGRQIKVARVRAGMSQKELGDRLGYGEETISSVERGRRTPQPELLLAVDELLDCGGLLAAAAEDVQRARARRRVRHPEWFRDYARLEGDAVEVSFYNNHDIPGLLQTERRTRALYEMRKPLLDEETIEHRVISRMGRQQILTSWPPPMISAVIEETVLRRPLGGQEVHEEQLEQLLERGRLRNVELQVMPTDRSEHAGMGGAFVLLTPKGKAQLGYTEAQNSSRLITDPEEVRILAARYGSIRGQALTMRESLSLIKNLLGER, from the coding sequence ATGGTGGCACAGGCGGGCGGCTCGGGGGTTCCCACCGGCGGCGAGGCGGACGGCACGGACGAGGTGGCCGACCTGTTCCGGGCGCTCGGGCGGCAGATCAAGGTCGCGCGGGTACGGGCCGGGATGAGCCAGAAGGAGCTGGGCGACCGGCTCGGGTACGGGGAGGAGACCATCTCGTCCGTGGAGCGGGGGCGGCGGACCCCGCAACCCGAACTGCTGCTCGCGGTCGATGAGCTGCTGGACTGCGGGGGGCTGCTGGCCGCGGCCGCGGAGGACGTGCAGCGGGCGCGGGCGCGGAGGAGGGTGCGGCATCCGGAGTGGTTTCGGGACTACGCGCGGTTGGAGGGGGATGCGGTTGAGGTCAGCTTCTACAACAACCACGACATTCCCGGGCTGTTGCAAACCGAGCGGCGGACCCGTGCCCTCTACGAGATGCGCAAGCCGCTGCTGGATGAGGAGACGATCGAGCATCGGGTGATCTCTCGGATGGGCCGTCAGCAGATCCTTACCAGTTGGCCTCCGCCCATGATCAGCGCCGTCATCGAGGAGACCGTGTTGCGACGTCCTCTCGGCGGGCAAGAAGTCCACGAGGAGCAGCTGGAGCAGCTACTCGAACGCGGGCGTCTGCGCAATGTGGAGCTGCAAGTGATGCCGACCGACCGCAGCGAGCACGCGGGGATGGGCGGTGCGTTCGTGCTCCTCACGCCCAAGGGCAAGGCACAGTTGGGATACACCGAGGCACAGAACTCCAGCCGGTTGATCACGGACCCGGAGGAAGTCCGTATCCTGGCCGCACGGTACGGCAGCATCAGGGGACAAGCGCTCACCATGCGCGAGTCCCTATCCCTGATCAAGAACTTGCTGGGGGAGCGATGA
- a CDS encoding ATP-binding protein — translation MIQQTVTATGEPTATIHHFRLTFPTSRRGAHTARHAAERWLADQRDCPEVAAGDEDAATASLLIAELTANAALHGRVRGRHARLALTLTAGTLRIEVTDARGDRLPEPASERSGDGDGDRDGDGDGDDESGRGLLLVASLADAWGCEPHHPGGKTVWAECGRREPALKGGA, via the coding sequence GTGATCCAGCAAACCGTCACCGCCACCGGTGAACCGACCGCCACCATCCACCACTTCCGTCTCACGTTCCCCACCAGCAGGCGCGGCGCCCACACCGCCCGCCACGCCGCCGAACGCTGGCTCGCCGACCAGCGGGACTGCCCGGAGGTCGCGGCCGGAGACGAGGACGCGGCCACGGCCTCCCTCCTGATCGCGGAACTCACCGCGAACGCCGCCCTGCACGGCCGCGTACGGGGCCGCCACGCCCGCCTCGCCCTGACCCTCACGGCCGGCACCCTGCGCATCGAGGTCACGGACGCCCGGGGTGACCGCCTGCCCGAACCGGCATCAGAAAGAAGCGGCGACGGAGACGGCGACCGCGATGGGGATGGCGACGGGGACGACGAGTCCGGGCGCGGCCTGCTCCTCGTCGCCTCGCTCGCCGATGCCTGGGGCTGCGAGCCCCACCATCCCGGCGGCAAGACGGTCTGGGCAGAGTGCGGCCGGCGTGAACCCGCCCTCAAGGGGGGCGCGTGA
- a CDS encoding DNA/RNA non-specific endonuclease: MPGAASPTIPAARRSGQSAAGVNPPSRGAREPNCASTCDPPGWLSERDGRAWKYHRTHVIGDRFGGEWRAGNLFTGFREMNDPGMKRCENRMANALASQLRAVFGPAAVW, encoded by the coding sequence ATGCCTGGGGCTGCGAGCCCCACCATCCCGGCGGCAAGACGGTCTGGGCAGAGTGCGGCCGGCGTGAACCCGCCCTCAAGGGGGGCGCGTGAGCCCAACTGTGCATCCACGTGCGATCCTCCAGGTTGGCTGAGCGAGCGGGATGGTCGGGCGTGGAAGTACCACCGCACGCACGTCATCGGTGACCGCTTTGGCGGTGAGTGGCGCGCCGGCAACCTCTTCACCGGGTTTCGGGAAATGAATGATCCGGGCATGAAGCGCTGCGAGAATCGGATGGCCAACGCCTTGGCGAGTCAACTGCGTGCTGTATTCGGCCCAGCCGCAGTATGGTAA
- a CDS encoding FG-GAP-like repeat-containing protein codes for MSSRRAHTTWIAGVAATAAAAGLVLPTSATAASGPEATADYAFTARVLIGDGDPVRGCSAALISREWVITAASCFADDTTGVTAGKPEQKTTVTVRGTAPDTVTAYTGEVAELVPAQSRDVVMARLATYTPAGIPTVNLADTPMAAGDEATFAGTGRTKTEWVPDQPHTAAFKVNGTDATTLAISGKTTADSICQGDTGGPLLRETDNGPELVGLATRSWQGGCLGTPETETRTNAEAVRTDDLGEWISAIANRAWTRQIASGDFSGDGRSDALAIDKTDGKLYAHPGDGKGGFTGRDQIGVQWETTRVITTGNFVGDGNTDLVAVRDNGVLLTYPGNGKGNFATTVTAGTGWNGMRLLTSGNFTGDNKTDLLAVHTNGTLYIYPGTGDGKVGSGIVAGTGWTGIRLIAGGDFNGDGKADAVAVHDNGTLYAYYNNGQNGFNSAVRVGGGWTTTRLIAGGDFNGDGKADLLALRNADTFYTYAGNGTGNFAAPVVTQP; via the coding sequence TTGTCGTCTCGACGTGCTCACACCACTTGGATCGCCGGCGTCGCCGCGACCGCAGCCGCCGCCGGCCTCGTCCTCCCCACCTCCGCGACCGCGGCCAGCGGCCCTGAAGCCACCGCCGACTACGCGTTCACCGCCCGGGTCCTCATCGGCGACGGCGACCCGGTGCGCGGCTGCTCGGCCGCCCTCATCTCACGTGAATGGGTCATCACCGCCGCGTCCTGCTTCGCCGACGACACGACCGGGGTCACGGCGGGCAAGCCCGAGCAGAAGACCACCGTCACCGTCAGGGGCACCGCCCCGGACACGGTCACCGCCTATACCGGTGAAGTCGCCGAACTCGTCCCCGCGCAAAGCCGCGACGTGGTCATGGCCCGCCTCGCCACCTACACCCCCGCCGGCATCCCCACCGTCAACCTGGCCGACACTCCGATGGCCGCCGGTGACGAGGCTACCTTCGCCGGGACCGGCCGCACCAAGACCGAATGGGTACCGGACCAGCCGCACACCGCCGCCTTCAAGGTCAACGGCACCGACGCCACCACCCTGGCCATCTCCGGCAAGACCACCGCCGACTCGATCTGCCAGGGCGACACCGGCGGCCCTCTGCTGCGCGAAACCGACAACGGTCCGGAACTCGTGGGCCTGGCCACCCGCTCATGGCAGGGCGGATGCCTGGGCACACCCGAGACCGAGACCCGCACCAACGCCGAGGCGGTACGCACCGACGACCTCGGCGAGTGGATCAGCGCCATCGCCAACCGCGCCTGGACCCGCCAGATCGCCTCCGGTGACTTCTCCGGCGACGGAAGGAGCGACGCCCTCGCGATCGACAAGACCGACGGCAAGCTCTACGCCCATCCCGGCGACGGCAAGGGCGGCTTCACCGGCCGCGACCAGATCGGCGTGCAGTGGGAGACCACCCGCGTCATCACCACCGGCAACTTCGTCGGCGACGGCAACACCGACCTCGTCGCCGTCCGCGACAACGGTGTGCTGCTGACCTACCCCGGCAACGGCAAGGGCAACTTCGCCACCACCGTCACCGCTGGTACCGGTTGGAACGGTATGCGGCTGCTCACCTCCGGCAACTTCACCGGTGACAACAAGACCGATCTGCTCGCCGTCCACACCAACGGCACCCTCTACATCTACCCCGGCACCGGCGACGGCAAGGTCGGCAGCGGGATCGTCGCGGGTACCGGCTGGACCGGCATCCGGCTGATCGCCGGCGGCGACTTCAACGGCGACGGCAAGGCCGACGCGGTCGCCGTCCACGACAACGGCACCCTGTACGCGTACTACAACAACGGGCAGAACGGCTTCAACAGCGCCGTCCGCGTCGGCGGCGGCTGGACGACCACCCGCCTGATCGCCGGCGGCGACTTCAACGGCGACGGCAAGGCCGACCTCCTCGCCCTGCGCAACGCCGACACCTTCTACACCTACGCGGGCAACGGCACCGGCAACTTCGCCGCGCCGGTCGTCACCCAGCCGTAG
- a CDS encoding alpha-galactosidase codes for MTTDRPPSLLHFRAAGTSLLVDCSGTRLPRILHWGADLGEHPGAGSGGDGLAALAAAGLAQLVTSVPDVPVPVAVLPEQSAGWLGTPGLSGHREGAGFSPAFTVRALDTPAPRRLTVRADDARTRLGLRLELELTPSGLVRQRAALTNEADTPYTVDALHLTLPVPAQATELLDLTGRHLRERSPQRHAFTLGTHLRENRRGRTGLDATLVHVAGEQGFGFRGGEVWGLHIAWSGNHRSFAERTNSGVSLLGGGELLLPGEMVLEPGATCETPWLLGSYGSGLDEMAGRFHTHLRARPHHPAAPRPVTLNTWEAVYFRHELTALTALADAAAEVGAERFVLDDGWFRGRRDDRAGLGDWWVDPEVWPEGLHPLVRHVRSRGLQFGLWVEPEMVNPDSDLARAHPEWILSAAGRMPPEARHQQVLNLADPDAYAHVLDRLDSLVGEYAIDYLKWDHNRDLVDAGAGPRGSAGVHAQTTAVYALMDELRRRRPGLEIESCSSGGARVDLGILERADRVWTSDCNDALERQRIQRWTGLLLPPELMGAHVGPPVTHTTGRAHGLDFRAGTALFGHLGIEWDLARASAEERRRLAEWIAAHKRLRPLLHTGTVVHADHPDPALLVHGVVAPDRSHAVYALVQTATSVQAPAGRVRLPGLAEDAHYSVAPLAPGDVLQGPVTGPLAWWDSGGVELSGRALDVFGVQAPTLDPERLVLVEARRIGH; via the coding sequence ATGACCACCGACCGCCCGCCCTCGCTGCTGCACTTCCGCGCCGCCGGGACAAGCCTCCTCGTCGACTGCTCCGGGACCCGTCTGCCGCGGATCCTCCACTGGGGGGCGGACCTGGGGGAACACCCCGGCGCCGGATCCGGCGGGGACGGCCTGGCCGCACTCGCCGCGGCCGGCCTCGCCCAGCTGGTGACCAGCGTCCCCGACGTGCCCGTGCCCGTCGCCGTGCTGCCCGAGCAGTCGGCCGGCTGGCTGGGCACACCGGGCCTGTCGGGCCACCGCGAGGGCGCCGGGTTCTCCCCCGCCTTCACCGTCCGCGCACTGGACACCCCCGCCCCGCGCAGGCTCACCGTGCGGGCCGACGACGCGCGGACGCGACTCGGCCTCCGGCTGGAGCTGGAACTCACCCCCTCCGGCCTCGTCCGCCAGCGCGCGGCGCTCACCAACGAAGCGGACACCCCCTACACGGTCGACGCACTGCACCTCACCCTGCCGGTACCGGCCCAGGCCACGGAACTCCTCGACCTCACCGGGCGCCATCTGCGCGAACGCTCCCCGCAGCGGCACGCCTTCACGCTCGGCACGCACCTGCGGGAGAACCGCCGGGGCCGCACCGGCCTCGACGCCACGCTCGTCCACGTCGCGGGCGAGCAGGGCTTCGGATTCCGCGGCGGCGAGGTGTGGGGGCTGCACATCGCGTGGAGCGGCAACCACCGCAGCTTCGCCGAGCGCACCAACTCCGGGGTGTCCCTCCTCGGGGGCGGCGAACTGCTGCTCCCCGGCGAGATGGTCCTGGAGCCGGGCGCCACCTGTGAGACGCCCTGGCTCCTCGGTTCGTACGGCAGCGGCCTCGACGAGATGGCGGGCCGCTTCCACACCCATCTGCGGGCCCGGCCCCACCATCCCGCCGCGCCCCGCCCGGTCACCCTCAACACCTGGGAGGCGGTGTACTTCCGCCACGAGCTGACCGCGCTCACCGCGCTCGCGGACGCCGCGGCCGAGGTGGGGGCCGAGCGGTTCGTCCTCGACGACGGCTGGTTCCGCGGGCGCCGGGACGACCGGGCCGGACTGGGCGACTGGTGGGTCGACCCGGAGGTGTGGCCGGAGGGGCTGCACCCGCTGGTGCGCCATGTCCGCTCGCGGGGCTTGCAGTTCGGCCTCTGGGTGGAGCCGGAGATGGTCAACCCCGACTCCGACCTGGCCCGGGCCCATCCGGAGTGGATCCTCTCCGCGGCCGGGCGGATGCCCCCGGAGGCACGGCACCAGCAGGTGCTGAACCTGGCGGACCCGGACGCGTACGCCCATGTCCTGGACCGGCTGGACTCCCTGGTCGGCGAGTACGCGATCGACTATCTGAAGTGGGACCACAACCGCGACCTCGTCGACGCCGGCGCCGGTCCGCGGGGGTCGGCGGGAGTACACGCCCAGACCACCGCCGTCTACGCCCTGATGGACGAACTACGCCGCCGCCGTCCGGGGCTGGAGATCGAGTCCTGCTCCTCGGGCGGCGCCCGCGTCGACCTGGGCATCCTGGAGCGCGCCGACCGCGTGTGGACGAGCGACTGCAACGACGCGCTCGAACGGCAGCGAATCCAGCGCTGGACGGGTCTGCTGCTGCCCCCGGAGCTGATGGGCGCGCATGTGGGGCCCCCGGTCACCCACACCACGGGGCGCGCCCACGGGCTGGACTTCCGCGCCGGCACAGCCCTCTTCGGGCATCTGGGGATCGAGTGGGACCTCGCCCGCGCCTCCGCGGAGGAGCGGCGGCGGCTCGCCGAGTGGATCGCCGCGCACAAGCGGCTGCGGCCCCTGCTGCACACCGGGACGGTCGTGCACGCGGACCATCCGGACCCGGCCCTGCTGGTGCACGGCGTGGTCGCACCCGACCGGTCGCACGCCGTATACGCCCTGGTGCAGACCGCGACGAGCGTCCAGGCACCGGCGGGACGGGTACGCCTGCCCGGCCTGGCGGAGGACGCCCACTACTCCGTCGCTCCGCTGGCCCCGGGAGACGTACTTCAGGGACCGGTGACCGGTCCGCTGGCCTGGTGGGACTCGGGCGGCGTGGAACTGTCGGGCCGGGCGCTGGACGTCTTCGGCGTACAGGCGCCGACCCTCGACCCGGAACGCCTGGTGCTGGTCGAGGCCCGCCGGATCGGACACTGA